From Sulfurovum zhangzhouensis, the proteins below share one genomic window:
- a CDS encoding YggT family protein translates to MNALIYAIVQTLHTIFTIYIWVVIIAALISFVQPDPRNPIVQILRRLTEPAFSFIRRKLPFVVFSGVDLSPLVIILGLQFIDIFMMRSLIG, encoded by the coding sequence ATGAATGCATTAATTTATGCGATCGTTCAAACACTGCATACAATATTCACAATTTATATCTGGGTCGTGATCATCGCTGCACTGATCAGTTTTGTTCAGCCTGACCCGCGTAACCCTATCGTACAGATTCTACGCCGTTTGACGGAACCAGCGTTTTCATTCATTCGCCGTAAACTGCCCTTTGTGGTATTCTCAGGAGTAGACCTCTCACCACTTGTGATCATCCTGGGACTGCAATTTATAGATATCTTTATGATGAGAAGCCTTATAGGCTAA
- a CDS encoding lytic transglycosylase domain-containing protein, which produces MRLKSVVLSILVAYSTSLYAAKTFSFNEIHEMPQSVEKDYYIWRFLSQKSTTVSEAKKIIQEVDYLNKKISTAYRTKTGTAPEIRQIRRTATAAEKERWKTNYQKLQELKNSKADYPAWAKENPEIECYLFNNCGSKIRKKKYDKLLNSKQFRVLSMDKTFNQSIRIILGENLPQLQRSLLQAPAHSNEISAKTHFQLGLFALKQGKQDIAMIYFGQARKKAEKRRDKDQANFWMYLVTKERGYLTNLVNSYDVNIYTLIARDLLKLRYPKIITPKISRSKVFHYDVLDPIDWAKLKQKMFSGDYNLNDLADTYKSEETVGHYTYIKAKASNFKEIYFPMPYHDAMRGMSKERQALIYAIARQESRFVPASVSRSFALGMMQIMPFLIEDIAKKKNDNIDLDDLFNPYKAIEYADFHLDYLNKWLYHPLFVAYAYNGGIGFTKKLITDRANFRPGRYEPYLSMENMTNEEAREYGKRVLTNYVIYLNQLGVPTRLLPLIKKVTDPNETDRFR; this is translated from the coding sequence ATGAGACTCAAAAGCGTTGTATTATCCATCCTAGTAGCATACTCTACATCGCTTTATGCAGCTAAAACCTTTAGCTTTAATGAGATACATGAGATGCCTCAAAGTGTAGAGAAAGACTACTATATCTGGCGCTTTCTCTCACAAAAAAGTACGACCGTATCTGAGGCCAAAAAGATCATACAGGAAGTCGATTACCTCAATAAAAAGATCAGTACCGCTTACCGTACAAAAACAGGTACAGCTCCCGAGATCAGACAGATACGCCGTACTGCTACTGCAGCAGAAAAAGAGCGTTGGAAAACCAACTACCAAAAGCTTCAAGAACTTAAAAACTCTAAGGCTGATTATCCTGCCTGGGCAAAAGAAAACCCTGAAATCGAATGCTACCTTTTCAACAATTGCGGTTCAAAGATCAGAAAAAAGAAGTATGACAAGCTTCTCAACTCCAAACAGTTCCGTGTATTGAGCATGGATAAAACGTTTAATCAAAGTATCCGTATCATACTGGGAGAAAATCTACCACAGTTACAAAGATCTCTCCTTCAGGCACCTGCACACTCTAATGAGATCTCAGCAAAAACACATTTCCAACTAGGATTGTTTGCACTCAAACAAGGTAAACAAGATATCGCAATGATCTACTTCGGCCAAGCACGTAAAAAGGCAGAAAAACGCAGGGACAAAGATCAGGCAAATTTCTGGATGTATCTCGTAACCAAAGAGAGAGGCTACCTGACCAATCTGGTAAACAGCTATGATGTTAATATCTATACACTCATCGCCAGAGATCTGCTAAAGCTGCGATATCCAAAGATCATTACACCTAAGATATCACGATCAAAAGTATTTCACTATGATGTACTGGATCCAATAGACTGGGCAAAACTCAAACAAAAAATGTTCTCTGGAGATTACAATCTTAATGACCTTGCTGATACATATAAGTCGGAAGAGACAGTAGGACACTATACCTATATCAAAGCCAAAGCATCCAACTTTAAAGAGATCTACTTTCCGATGCCTTACCATGATGCAATGAGGGGAATGAGCAAAGAGCGTCAAGCACTTATCTATGCGATTGCAAGACAGGAAAGCCGCTTTGTCCCAGCCTCTGTATCACGCTCTTTTGCCCTCGGTATGATGCAGATCATGCCGTTTTTGATAGAAGATATTGCAAAAAAGAAAAACGACAATATCGACCTTGATGATCTTTTCAATCCGTACAAAGCGATCGAGTATGCAGATTTTCATTTGGACTATCTAAATAAATGGCTCTATCATCCGCTTTTTGTGGCATATGCCTACAATGGAGGAATCGGCTTTACCAAAAAGCTTATCACTGACAGAGCAAATTTCAGACCGGGACGCTATGAACCTTATCTTAGCATGGAAAATATGACCAATGAAGAAGCAAGGGAGTATGGCAAACGCGTCCTTACCAACTACGTTATCTACCTCAACCAACTAGGTGTCCCTACACGCCTGCTCCCTTTGATCAAAAAGGTCACTGACCCTAATGAGACAGATAGGTTCAGATAA
- the gltX gene encoding glutamate--tRNA ligase: protein MLRFAPSPTGEMHIGELRVAIFNYMVAKQRDVNFIVRIEDTDKERNITGKDTEIMEILEKFALTHDSVSHQSENLHMHQTLAIRLLEEKKAFVCTCKSPNCSGQCMDIGTNNLSKLKEEKTPFVIRIKKPECNIIYQDLLKGEMSATPDEVDSFVILREDSTPSHDFACACDDMISGVTLIIRGEDHLLNTPKQMHIKTLLGYDQETEYAHLPNILNNEDNKMSIDDDAGSVKWLFEQGFIPDAIANYLIALGNETPTEIFTMPEALEWFDLFKISTSPVKFDIEKLRFINRKHLEMMDDKRLSVLFGFADENIGKLAKVYLEEASTINELEEKIRAIFKPKDFSGEWGEQMKQMSDVIFDAPMINTYDAFESYIMEKTGLQGANFSKPLRHLLTGAGDGPELSNIYPYIKSYILEVAS, encoded by the coding sequence ATGCTTAGATTTGCCCCTTCACCGACTGGTGAAATGCATATAGGAGAGCTGCGTGTAGCGATATTTAACTACATGGTAGCCAAACAAAGAGATGTGAACTTTATTGTGCGTATCGAAGATACGGACAAAGAGCGTAACATCACAGGTAAAGATACCGAGATCATGGAAATACTGGAAAAGTTCGCACTTACTCATGACTCTGTGTCTCATCAAAGTGAAAACCTCCATATGCACCAGACTCTAGCGATCAGACTCCTTGAAGAGAAGAAAGCATTTGTATGTACATGCAAAAGCCCTAACTGTAGTGGGCAATGTATGGACATAGGAACAAATAATCTATCTAAGCTCAAAGAGGAAAAGACACCATTTGTCATCCGCATCAAAAAACCCGAATGTAACATCATCTATCAAGACCTTTTAAAAGGAGAGATGAGCGCTACACCTGATGAAGTCGACTCTTTTGTAATACTTCGTGAAGATAGTACCCCAAGCCACGACTTCGCGTGTGCCTGTGACGATATGATCTCGGGAGTAACTCTGATCATCCGCGGGGAAGATCATCTCTTAAATACACCAAAACAAATGCATATCAAAACACTTTTAGGATACGATCAAGAGACTGAATATGCGCACTTGCCTAACATCCTCAATAATGAAGACAACAAGATGAGTATAGATGATGATGCAGGTTCAGTGAAGTGGCTCTTTGAACAAGGCTTTATCCCTGATGCGATCGCAAACTACCTGATCGCTCTTGGCAATGAAACACCAACAGAGATCTTCACTATGCCTGAAGCACTGGAATGGTTTGATCTATTTAAGATCTCCACGTCACCTGTCAAATTTGATATCGAAAAACTTCGCTTCATCAACCGTAAGCATCTTGAAATGATGGATGACAAACGTCTCTCAGTCCTCTTTGGTTTTGCCGATGAAAATATCGGTAAACTGGCAAAGGTTTACCTGGAAGAAGCAAGTACGATCAATGAGCTTGAAGAAAAGATCAGAGCGATCTTTAAACCAAAAGATTTCAGCGGTGAATGGGGTGAGCAGATGAAACAGATGTCTGATGTGATCTTTGATGCCCCTATGATAAACACCTATGATGCATTTGAGTCATACATCATGGAAAAGACAGGACTTCAAGGCGCGAACTTCTCAAAACCGCTTCGCCACCTGCTTACGGGTGCAGGTGATGGTCCTGAGCTTTCAAACATATACCCGTACATCAAATCTTATATCCTGGAGGTAGCTTCATGA